In one Nocardioides sp. NBC_00368 genomic region, the following are encoded:
- a CDS encoding ABC transporter ATP-binding protein, whose product MTATLEPETRVGSGEDLGAFETIRRGIKHSPELVEGIRGTFALAVLASIGQVVVPVVVQQTLDNGLSGPDGPDLGYVLRAGLVALVAIAVTGVASYLMTSRLFTAAERGLATLRTKAFRHVHDLPMLTQSTEHRGALVSRVTSDVDQVSQFIVFGGLLFIVSIGQMLIATVVMVVYSWQLALLVWLCFGPLFLSLRFFQRKLSAAYTLSRRQVAKMLSAVSEPVVGAAVVKAYAVEDRTQQRIDREIDATSAAQTRAQAYTSIFFSLGGLSGGLANAGVVVGGVLLALAYRGTGGELSVGEILAFAFLVTLFVGPVQMGTQILTDAQNAIASWRRTIGILDTPADLVDPGADGAVLPRGPLSIEFDDVTFAYPGGRPVLHDISFEIAPGSRVAVVGETGSGKSTIAKLLTRVMDVTSGKVSLDGVDVRDIGNASLRTSVVLVPQEGFLFDSTLAENVRYGRLDATDEEIVEAAGVLGLGDWLAGLPDGVRTHVGQRGESLSAGERQLVALLRAQLADPDLLVLDEATSAVDPRLEMRINRALERLMSGRTSVTIAHRLSTAEAADEVIVVDAGRLAQRGPHSDLVAQAGSTYARLHASWVAQQGS is encoded by the coding sequence GTGACCGCGACCCTCGAACCCGAGACCCGGGTCGGCAGCGGCGAGGACCTCGGCGCCTTCGAGACCATCCGCCGGGGGATCAAGCACTCCCCGGAGTTGGTCGAGGGCATCCGCGGCACCTTCGCGCTGGCCGTGCTCGCGAGCATCGGCCAGGTCGTCGTCCCTGTCGTCGTCCAGCAGACCCTCGACAACGGCCTGAGCGGTCCGGACGGACCCGACCTCGGCTACGTCCTGCGGGCCGGTCTGGTCGCGCTGGTCGCCATCGCCGTCACGGGCGTGGCCTCCTACCTGATGACCAGCCGGCTCTTCACCGCCGCCGAGCGGGGCCTGGCGACGCTGCGTACGAAGGCCTTCCGGCACGTCCACGACCTGCCGATGCTCACCCAGTCGACCGAGCACCGCGGCGCGCTGGTCTCGCGGGTCACCAGCGACGTCGACCAGGTCAGCCAGTTCATCGTCTTCGGCGGGCTGCTCTTCATCGTCAGCATCGGGCAGATGCTGATCGCCACCGTCGTCATGGTGGTCTACTCCTGGCAGCTCGCACTGCTGGTGTGGCTCTGCTTCGGCCCGCTCTTCCTGAGCCTGCGGTTCTTCCAGCGCAAGCTCTCCGCGGCATACACGCTGTCGCGCCGCCAGGTCGCCAAGATGCTCTCCGCGGTCTCCGAGCCGGTCGTCGGGGCGGCCGTGGTCAAGGCGTACGCCGTGGAGGACCGCACCCAGCAGCGCATCGACCGCGAGATCGACGCCACCAGCGCTGCCCAGACCAGGGCCCAGGCCTACACCTCGATCTTCTTCAGCCTCGGTGGTCTCTCAGGCGGTCTCGCCAACGCCGGTGTGGTCGTCGGCGGCGTGCTGCTCGCGCTCGCCTACCGGGGCACCGGCGGCGAGCTGAGCGTCGGCGAGATTCTGGCGTTCGCCTTCCTGGTGACGCTGTTCGTCGGCCCCGTCCAGATGGGTACGCAGATCCTCACCGACGCGCAGAACGCGATCGCCTCCTGGCGGCGCACGATCGGGATCCTGGACACGCCCGCCGACCTCGTCGACCCGGGTGCCGACGGGGCGGTCCTGCCCCGCGGCCCGCTCTCGATCGAGTTCGACGACGTCACCTTCGCCTACCCCGGCGGCCGCCCGGTCCTCCACGACATCTCCTTCGAGATCGCCCCCGGCAGCCGGGTCGCGGTGGTCGGTGAGACCGGGTCGGGGAAGTCGACGATCGCCAAGCTGCTCACCCGGGTGATGGACGTGACCTCGGGGAAGGTGAGCCTCGACGGCGTCGACGTCCGCGACATCGGCAACGCCTCCCTGCGCACCAGCGTCGTGCTCGTCCCGCAGGAGGGCTTCCTCTTCGACTCCACGCTCGCCGAGAACGTCCGCTACGGCCGCCTGGACGCGACCGACGAGGAGATCGTCGAGGCCGCCGGAGTGCTCGGCCTGGGCGACTGGCTGGCCGGTCTGCCCGACGGGGTCCGGACCCACGTCGGGCAGCGCGGCGAGTCACTCTCGGCCGGCGAGCGTCAGCTCGTGGCGCTGCTGCGGGCCCAGCTCGCCGACCCCGACCTGCTGGTCCTCGACGAGGCCACCTCGGCCGTCGACCCGCGTCTGGAGATGCGGATCAACCGTGCCCTGGAGCGGCTGATGAGCGGCCGCACCTCGGTCACCATCGCCCATCGACTCTCCACCGCGGAGGCCGCCGACGAGGTCATCGTCGTCGACGCCGGCCGACTGGCCCAGCGTGGACCGCATAGCGATCTGGTGGCGCAGGCCGGCTCGACGTACGCGCGCCTGCACGCCTCGTGGGTCGCCCAGCAGGGCAGTTGA
- a CDS encoding ABC transporter ATP-binding protein, with protein sequence MSDDDPTPQRATTTDGFKVLGVAIRRERAVFTLSTLGSALFGALTVADAWVLGWSTDHVLVPALRDGEIGAGWLWAVVGLFVGVAILRAVGVVARRLGAGVMQYRMQAHSRRAVTRQYLALPLAWHHRHPTGQLLSNANSDVEASWSPIAPLPMAVGTLAMMVIAVGQMFWTDVVLASVAILVFPAVVVANLVFQRFSSPLMTRAQQLRAELSGIAHESFDGALVVKTLGREAEETTRFREKAQELRDVNIRAGRLRAAFDPILAALPSIGVLAVLAVGVGRVSSGGAAPGDVVQIGFLLTIVAFPIRSFGWLLGEFPRSVVGYRRVRRVLDATGRLAYGSARTRREPTGARVQVDGVSYAYADGPTLLDGVDFEVEPGRTVAIVGETASGKSTLTMLLARLVDPATGRITLDGTDLRDLAPGEWARVAALVPQTAFVFDDSVRGNVTLGADLTDDEVWSALKAAQADGFVAALSNGLDTTLGERGASLSGGQRQRLALARALVRRPRLLILDDATSAVDPEVEQRILAALRDGAGDTSLVVVAYRKATIALADEVVHLEDGRIRDRGTHTELLARDESYARLVNAYETPETAQ encoded by the coding sequence ATGAGCGACGATGATCCGACACCCCAGAGGGCGACGACGACCGACGGGTTCAAGGTTCTCGGAGTCGCCATCCGGCGCGAGCGGGCGGTCTTCACGCTCTCGACCCTCGGGTCCGCGCTCTTCGGTGCGCTGACGGTTGCCGACGCGTGGGTGCTGGGCTGGTCCACCGACCACGTGCTGGTGCCGGCGCTGCGCGACGGCGAGATCGGTGCCGGCTGGCTGTGGGCGGTGGTCGGACTCTTCGTCGGAGTCGCGATCCTGCGTGCGGTCGGGGTGGTGGCGCGGCGGCTGGGTGCCGGAGTGATGCAGTACCGCATGCAGGCGCACTCGCGCCGCGCGGTCACCCGGCAGTATCTGGCGCTCCCGCTCGCCTGGCACCACCGGCACCCGACCGGTCAGCTGCTCTCCAACGCCAACTCCGACGTCGAGGCGTCCTGGTCGCCGATCGCTCCGCTGCCGATGGCCGTCGGCACCCTCGCGATGATGGTGATCGCGGTCGGGCAGATGTTCTGGACCGACGTCGTGCTCGCGTCGGTCGCGATCCTCGTCTTCCCCGCGGTCGTGGTCGCCAACCTCGTCTTCCAGCGTTTCTCCTCGCCGCTGATGACCCGCGCCCAGCAGCTGCGCGCGGAGCTCTCCGGGATCGCCCACGAGTCCTTCGACGGCGCCCTTGTGGTCAAGACGCTGGGGCGTGAGGCCGAGGAGACCACCCGGTTTCGCGAGAAGGCCCAGGAGCTGCGCGACGTCAACATCCGCGCCGGCCGGCTCCGTGCGGCGTTCGACCCGATCCTGGCCGCGCTTCCCAGCATCGGCGTCCTGGCCGTGCTGGCCGTTGGCGTCGGGCGCGTCTCGAGCGGCGGCGCGGCACCCGGCGACGTCGTCCAGATCGGCTTCCTGCTCACCATCGTCGCCTTCCCGATCCGCTCCTTCGGGTGGCTGTTGGGAGAGTTCCCGCGCAGCGTCGTCGGCTACCGGCGGGTGCGGAGGGTCCTGGATGCGACCGGCCGTCTCGCCTACGGGTCGGCGCGCACCAGGCGCGAGCCGACCGGTGCGCGGGTGCAGGTCGACGGCGTCTCCTACGCGTATGCCGACGGCCCGACGCTTCTCGACGGCGTCGACTTCGAGGTCGAGCCCGGCCGCACGGTCGCGATCGTGGGCGAGACGGCCTCCGGCAAGAGCACCTTGACGATGCTGCTGGCCCGGCTGGTCGACCCGGCGACGGGCCGGATCACCCTCGACGGCACCGACCTGCGCGACCTGGCCCCGGGGGAATGGGCCCGAGTGGCGGCGCTGGTGCCGCAGACCGCCTTCGTCTTCGACGACTCCGTGCGCGGCAACGTCACCCTCGGCGCCGACCTCACCGACGACGAGGTCTGGTCAGCCCTGAAGGCGGCCCAGGCCGACGGGTTCGTCGCCGCGCTGTCGAACGGCCTCGACACCACCCTCGGCGAGCGCGGTGCGAGCCTCTCCGGCGGGCAGCGTCAGCGCCTCGCGCTCGCGAGAGCCCTCGTCCGCCGCCCACGGCTGCTGATCCTCGACGACGCCACCTCGGCGGTCGACCCCGAGGTCGAGCAGCGCATCCTCGCGGCGCTCCGTGACGGCGCCGGCGACACCAGCCTGGTCGTGGTGGCTTACCGCAAGGCCACGATCGCGCTCGCCGACGAGGTCGTGCACCTCGAGGACGGCCGGATCCGCGACCGCGGTACCCACACCGAGCTGCTCGCCCGCGACGAGTCCTACGCCCGCCTCGTCAACGCCTACGAGACCCCGGAGACGGCCCAGTGA
- a CDS encoding TIGR03085 family metal-binding protein, with amino-acid sequence MVSFARSERLALCDTAVSLGPAAPTLCEGWEVKDLLVHLLVRERRPWAAAGILLPPLAPVLRKAEAAYAAQPLDALAARLRDPKGTPFALGPIEKAVNTVEFFVHHEDLRRAQPGWEPRTLPAAAERDLWRTLKLVGKGLVRSAGTPVVISNGTDTATLRSGDEPVTITGPVGELMLFCFGRHEVRGLSFDGPAERITQLENASLGF; translated from the coding sequence GTGGTCTCCTTCGCGCGCTCCGAGCGCCTCGCCCTGTGCGACACCGCCGTCTCGCTGGGGCCTGCGGCCCCGACGCTCTGCGAGGGTTGGGAGGTCAAGGACCTGCTGGTGCACCTGCTCGTGCGCGAGCGCCGCCCGTGGGCCGCCGCGGGCATCCTCCTGCCGCCGCTCGCGCCGGTGTTGCGGAAGGCGGAGGCTGCATACGCCGCTCAGCCGCTCGACGCCCTCGCGGCCCGCCTCCGCGACCCGAAGGGCACGCCCTTCGCGCTCGGCCCCATCGAGAAGGCCGTGAACACCGTGGAGTTCTTCGTCCACCACGAGGATCTCCGCCGTGCGCAGCCGGGTTGGGAGCCGCGTACGCTCCCCGCCGCTGCCGAGCGCGACCTCTGGCGCACCCTGAAGCTCGTCGGCAAGGGCCTGGTCCGCTCCGCCGGCACCCCGGTGGTGATCAGCAACGGCACCGACACCGCCACCCTCCGATCCGGCGACGAGCCCGTCACCATCACCGGCCCGGTCGGCGAGCTCATGCTCTTCTGCTTCGGCCGTCATGAAGTACGCGGCTTGTCCTTCGATGGTCCGGCTGAGCGGATCACTCAGCTGGAGAATGCCAGTCTCGGCTTTTGA